AGTGGGTAGTCGACCGTTGTGAGTCGACCGTTGTATGAGTCATTATATATGGCTTATTGCCAATAATGTAGGGAGGAGATATTAATGAATTGATTTGGAGGTTGGTTTTCCCTCGAAGAAACCAGAACGTGTATCTTTCCATCTTTCACAATAGGTAGACACAAGAACAAGGATCGATCCCGTGAGCTTACCTACTTGACTCAGGAGTCTATCCGAGGAAGTTTAGGTTCATCCGTACGATTCACCCGTTCCCACGCTCGTGAACAtaacagcttggtatcagagccaggcaTGGCCGACCAACGCTTGGATCGATTAGAGACAGAGATGGAGACCCTGGCAGCCGCACAAGATCGAAAGTTCCAAGAGTTAATGGAGTCGATGCAACAGATGTTCGCAGCAGTCAACACAAAGCTGGACAATGTTGCTACGATCCGTGAAGTTGGTGAGAGCTCTCACTACAACCATCCACGTAAAGGTGGTAGGACCCACAACGGAGCGCCCAACAGTTCCGGGGGGGCTGGTGCACCCAAGGTAGTAAAGCTTGATTTTCCCAAATACAATGGTGAAGAAGACCCTACCAGCTGGGTTTGCCGTGCTGATCAGTTTTTTGAATACCATCGAACGCCGGTGGAGGAACGTGTTCCGTTAGCATCATGGAACCTCGAAGGTGATGCTCAATTATGGTACCAACTCCTTAAGGATGAAAACGATAATGCCCCTATTACTTGGCAGGAATTTAAGAAGGAAATCTTCGTAAGGTATGGCCCATCCCATTACCAAGATTTTTTTGGTGAGCTAACGAAATTAAGGCAAATTGGGACGGTGAGAGAATACCAAAACCAATTTTCCAAATTGTTGTTACGAGCAGGGAAATTGTCATCAGATCAGCAGGTGGGGTGTTTTACTCGTGGGTTGAAAGAAAATCTTAAAGTTGATGTTCAAGCGTGCCAGCCAACCACCTTGTCCGCAGCCATTGGTCTCACAAGGTTGTATGAATCTCGCAACCAAGCAAGCCGAACTATGTTGTCAGCACCACTTAAGAAGCCTGTCAACAGCCCATCAAACCCGAGTACAGGGTTGCCGATCAAAAGACTCACTCCTGCTAAACTCAGTGAACGCCGAGCCAAAGGATTATGCTTCAATTGCAACGAAAAGTTTGGGCCCGGCCACCGTTGCAAGAAGCTATTTCTTATTGAAGGAAGCTGgtcagatgatgaagaggacCTATCCGAATCCGACATAATTCCAAATGATGCCGAGCTACCAGAAATTTCCATTCATGCTATATCTGGTGCCAAGAATACACAAACCATGCGAGTGCAAGGAAAGTTGGGGCATCATCGGGTAATATTCTTAATCGATTCTGCTAGTACTCACAATTTTATGAATGATAGAATTGCTAAAAAAGTAGGACTAGTACCAAGTCATGAAGGAAATTTTGAAGTGGCTGTTGCCAATGGAGAAAAGTTGCCAAGTCCGGGCAGGTGTAAGGGGGTCACTATGTCACTCCAGGGAATCCCTGTTACAGTAGACTTTTATCTACTACCCTTACAAGGATGTGACGCAGTGTTAGGGGCCCAATGGTTGAGCTCTTTGGGCCCAATCATATGGGATTTTTCAAAGTTACAAATGACCTTTCATGTGAATGGAAAAAAGGCTTTTTTGAATGGGCTACAAACTCCAATGGATAGggtcatggatgggttggaGATGAGCaaggaaattaaaaagaaaaaagaggggaTGTTGTTACAAATATATTCATTATCTATGCAACAACCACTAAGTGTCCCACTCCTTGCCAACTTTTCAAATGCTTCTAATATAAACCTTGAGCCCCTGTTGCAGAAATATGATGACTTATTCCATGAACCAATGAAGCTCCCACCTATGAGATTTCAAGACCACCAAATTCCATTGAAGGATGGAAGTCAGCCAGTGTCAGTATGACCTTACCGATATCCGTATTATCAAAAGACGGAGATTGAGAATAGGGTAGCGGAGTTACTAAAATCAGAAATGATCAGGCCAAGCAAAGGCCCTTATTCCTCTCCGGTGTTACTAGTAAAGAAACATGATGGGTCATGGCGGATGTGCGTCGATTATCGGGCTCTTAATCAAATTACAATAAAGGATAAGTTCCCAATACCAATTATTGACGAGTTACTGGACGAGTTGCATGGGGCATCCTTCTTCACCAAACTCGATTTGAGATCGGGTTACCACCAAGTCCGAATGCGTCCAGAAGATGTCCCAAAAACGGCGTTTCGAACTCACCATGGTCACTTTGAGTTTTTAGTAATGCCGTTTGGTTTAACTAATGCCCCCTCCACTTTCCAATCATTGATGAACTCCATTTTCAAGGATTATATCTGTAAGttcattttagtattttttgaTGACATTTTAATTTATAGCAAAAATTGGAATGATCATCTTAAGCATGTGGAAATTGCACTTTCCATTTTGAGATCTCACCAATTATTTGTGGAAAAGGAAAAGTGTAGCTTTGGTCAAAGGGAAGTAAATTATTTGGGGCACATCATCAATCAAGAAGGAGTGGCCGTTGATCCTGAGAAGATCTCAGCTATAATGGACTGGCCAAAACCAAAAACTCTCAAAGCATTgcgaggatttttgggtttgaCTGGATATTACTGCAAGTTCATTCAGAACTACGATAAGATTGCTGCCCCATTGACGAACATGCTTAAGAAGGACAATTTTTCATGGTCTCCTCAGGCTGAAGATGCATTCGAGCAACTCAAGGTGGTGATGACTAAAGCTCCAGTGCTTGCGTTACCAGATTTCTCCCAACCATTTATAATAGAGTGCGATGCCTCAGGAGTAGGCATTGGTGGTGTATTAATGCAGGCCAAGAGACCATCGCATTTTATAGCCAAGCGCTCCAAGGGAAAAATCTGCTCTTATCAACCTATGAAAAAGAGATGTTGGCACTGGTGCTTGCAATACAAAAATGGAGGCACTACCTTTTAGGCCGCCAATTCATCGTGAGGTCGGATCAGCGAAGTCTTAAATATTTATGGGAGCAAAGGATCACCACACCAGCCCAACAAAGGTGGTTAATGAAACTCATGGGATATGATTTCCTTATTGAATATAAATCTGGGTGTGAAAATTTAGTTGCTGATGCACTTTCTAGAAGAGATGATAGAGGTGGGCTTTT
This portion of the Macadamia integrifolia cultivar HAES 741 unplaced genomic scaffold, SCU_Mint_v3 scaffold3492, whole genome shotgun sequence genome encodes:
- the LOC122068169 gene encoding uncharacterized protein LOC122068169, which codes for MADQRLDRLETEMETLAAAQDRKFQELMESMQQMFAAVNTKLDNVATIREVGESSHYNHPRKGGRTHNGAPNSSGGAGAPKVVKLDFPKYNGEEDPTSWVCRADQFFEYHRTPVEERVPLASWNLEGDAQLWYQLLKDENDNAPITWQEFKKEIFVRYGPSHYQDFFGELTKLRQIGTVREYQNQFSKLLLRAGKLSSDQQVGCFTRGLKENLKVDVQACQPTTLSAAIGLTRLYESRNQASRTMLSAPLKKPVNSPSNPSTGLPIKRLTPAKLSERRAKGLCFNCNEKFGPGHRCKKLFLIEGSWSDDEEDLSESDIIPNDAELPEISIHAISGAKNTQTMRVQGKLGHHRVIFLIDSASTHNFMNDRIAKKVGLVPSHEGNFEVAVANGEKLPSPGRCKGVTMSLQGIPVTVDFYLLPLQGCDAVLGAQWLSSLGPIIWDFSKLQMTFHVNGKKAFLNGLQTPMDRVMDGLEMSKEIKKKKEGMLLQIYSLSMQQPLSVPLLANFSNASNINLEPLLQKYDDLFHEPMKLPPMRFQDHQIPLKDGSQPVSV